A genomic region of Trifolium pratense cultivar HEN17-A07 linkage group LG3, ARS_RC_1.1, whole genome shotgun sequence contains the following coding sequences:
- the LOC123918579 gene encoding scarecrow-like protein 14: MDPRFSSNYTNGFKSNQIPTTLDGFIDNPFLHPPNDPNTEEDSPLDETDFSATVLRYINQMLMEEDMEKKPCMFHDSLALQAAEKSFYEVIGETYPSSSSIQNHHNVDSPNDSNFSSYSNCGTTTSSSNSVEFESYWSNFDVSEYKPSILQTAFPADFVFQASSMNGYGTSTTSTGSSNFGVTNSGFSVSSRDGFPDSNLFSKSESVLQFERGVEEANKFLPKANPLVIDLENNHPFIPSFRKVPQEVVVKTESSEREHFSVESRGRKNHERGDETDLQDERSNKQSAVYTDDSEISELFDKVLLGTGCRKEGDPKEEKPNEQVTGVQQKEEANNSGGGKSRAKKQGNKKGVVDLRTMLILCAQSISSDDRVTAKELLKQIRQHSSPLGDGSQRLAHCFANAIEARLAGTGTQIYTALYSKRNSAADMVKAYQMYISACPFKKLAIIFANHTILNLAKEVETLHIVDFGIRYGFQWPALIYRLSKRPGGPPKLRLTGIELPQPGFRPAERVQETGLRLARYCERFNVPFEFNAIAQKWETVKVEDLKIQKNELLVVNCICRFKNLLDETVVLNSPRDAVLKLIKNANPNIFIHTTVNGSYNAPFFVTRFKEALFHYSTMFDVLDVNVAREDPMRLMFEKEFWGREVMNTIACEGSERVERPETYKQWQVRNIRAGFRQLPLDKHLINKLRCKLKDVYHSDFMLVEDGNCMLQGWKGRIVYASSCWVPA; this comes from the coding sequence ATGGATCCTCGTTTCAGCTCCAATTACACCAACGgtttcaaatcaaaccaaattcCAACTACACTCGATGGATTCATAGATAACCCTTTTCTTCATCCACCAAATGATCCAAACACTGAAGAAGATTCTCCATTGGATGAAACTGATTTTTCTGCCACAGTTCTTCGTTACATAAACCAAATGCTTATGGAAGAAGACATGGAGAAAAAACCATGTATGTTTCATGATTCATTGGCTTTACAAGCTGCTGAGAAATCATTCTATGAAGTCATTGGTGAGACATACCCTTCTTCTAGTTCTATTCAAAATCATCACAATGTGGATAGTCCTAATGATAGTAATTTTAGTAGTTATAGCAATTGTGGTACAACTACTAGTAGTAGTAATTCTGTTGAGTTTGAGTCTTATTGGAGTAATTTTGATGTTTCTGAGTATAAGCCTTCTATACTGCAAACCGCGTTTCCTGCTGATTTTGTTTTTCAGGCAAGTTCAATGAATGGTTATGGTACTAGTACTACTAGTACTGGCAGTAGCAATTTCGGTGTAACCAATAGTGGATTTTCGGTTAGTTCTAGGGATGGATTTCCTGATTCGAACTTGTTTAGTAAGAGTGAGTCTGTACTGCAATTTGAGAGGGGTGTGGAGGAAGCTAATAAGTTTCTTCCGAAAGCGAATCCCTTGGTTATTGACTTGGAGAATAACCACCCTTTTATCCCTTCTTTTAGGAAGGTTCCTCAGGAGGTAGTGGTTAAGACGGAGAGTAGTGAGAGGGAGCATTTTTCTGTTGAGTCTAGGGGGAGGAAGAATCACGAACGGGGAGATGAAACGGATTTACAGGATGAGAGAAGTAACAAGCAGTCGGCTGTTTACACTGATGACAGTGAAATATCGGAGCTGTTTGATAAGGTGTTGCTTGGCACAGGGTGCAGAAAGGAGGGAGATCCTAAGGAAGAGAAGCCTAATGAACAAGTTACGGGTGTGCAGCAGAAAGAAGAAGCCAACAATTCTGGTGGTGGAAAGAGTCGTGCTAAGAAACAAGGCAACAAGAAGGGTGTTGTGGATTTGAGGACAATGTTGATTCTGTGTGCACAATCTATTTCTTCTGATGATCGTGTAACTGCTAAGGAGTTATTAAAGCAGATAAGGCAACATTCTTCTCCACTTGGTGATGGATCTCAGAGGCTGGCACATTGCTTTGCAAATGCCATTGAAGCACGCTTGGCTGGCACTGGTACTCAGATTTATACTGCCTTATACTCCAAAAGAAACTCTGCTGCTGACATGGTGAAAGCTTATCAAATGTATATTTCAGCTTGTCCGTTCAAGAAGCTTGCTATCATTTTTGCAAACCATACAATTTTGAATCTAGCCAAGGAAGTGGAAACTCTTCACATTGTAGATTTTGGCATCCGTTATGGCTTCCAATGGCCTGCCCTTATTTATCGTCTATCCAAACGACCAGGTGGACCTCCCAAACTGCGCTTGACAGGGATAGAGCTCCCTCAACCTGGCTTCAGGCCTGCAGAGAGAGTCCAGGAGACAGGGCTTCGCCTGGCAAGGTATTGTGAACGTTTTAATGTTCCATTTGAGTTTAATGCTATTGCACAGAAATGGGAAACCGTCAAAGTTGAGGACTTGAAGATACAGAAAAATGAACTTCTTGTGGTGAATTGTATATGTCGGTTTAAAAATCTACTTGATGAGACAGTAGTATTGAATAGTCCCAGGGATGctgttttaaaattaattaagaatGCAAATCCCAATATCTTTATACATACTACTGTCAATGGGAGCTATAATGCCCCATTCTTTGTGACACGGTTCAAGGAGGCTCTTTTCCATTACTCTACAATGTTTGATGTGCTTGACGTCAATGTTGCTCGTGAAGATCCAATGAGGTTGATGTTTGAGAAAGAGTTCTGGGGGCGGGAGGTAATGAACACTATAGCTTGTGAGGGTTCTGAGAGGGTTGAGAGGCCAGAGACATACAAGCAATGGCAGGTCCGGAACATAAGGGCTGGATTTAGGCAACTGCCCTTGGATAAACATCTCATTAACAAGTTAAGATGCAAGTTGAAAGATGTGTATCATAGTGATTTCATGCTTGTTGAAGATGGCAACTGCATGCTGCAAGGTTGGAAGGGCCGAATAGTGTACGCTTCATCCTGTTGGGTACCTGCATAG
- the LOC123918578 gene encoding scarecrow-like protein 34, protein MDPNFPQAFINGYYHFDEEGSIVVSGSDPNQYDSFHDADPNQYDNFLDADPNQYDSFLDADQLGFAATTFPIEGSMGLVTDPSLEDADFSDTGKFINQILMEENLDQRPFYDPLSLQITEKSFYDALLHQNKPPSPNQHPLDIHHSDGTNSTSSNNNSNSNSSSSDDSREMIPLSPDTPVSDLGDHVFQFNSPSISHTFSQPHSTSDALRDLDSSITKMAQNIFTDVDSVSLFKKSLEEANKFLPPQPQLVTGFESSNFNMVEEKEKPFVLKGRKNHKREESYSNEEDEEAARRSSKQSAISVVDEDELSEMFDKVLLNVEHLPLCKGNDCSQTGQVKTEQSPPSNGGKARPKKKGKKKDTIDLRNLLLLCSQSVYANDNRNANELLKQIRQHSSALGDASERVAHYFANGLEARLVGNGTNSQVFYSSPSSKRISTAEFLKAYQVHLSSSPFKKFAFFFANKMIMDVAENAETLHIIDFGILYGFQWPILIKFLADREVGPPKLRITGIEFPLPGFRPMEKIEETGRRLANYCKRFNVPFEFNAIASRNWETIRVEDLKIGSNEVVVVNTLMRFKNLLDESIEVNSPRNAVLQLIRKINPAIFTQSIVNGSYNSPFFATRFREALFHFSAHFDMFDTVIPRENEHRMMMEKESLGREAMNVVACEGLERVERPETYKQWQVRNTRAGFKQLPLKSKLMDKFRTKLSQYHKDFVFDEDNNWMLQGWKGRILYASTCWVPA, encoded by the coding sequence aTGGATCCAAATTTTCCTCAAGCTTTCATAAATGGTTACTACCACTTTGATGAAGAAGGAAGCATAGTGGTTTCTGGGTCTGATCCAAATCAGTATGATAGTTTCCATGATGCTGATCCAAATCAGTATGATAACTTCCTTGATGCTGATCCAAATCAGTATGATAGCTTCCTTGATGCTGATCAACTTGGTTTTGCAGCCACCACTTTCCCTATAGAAGGTTCTATGGGCTTGGTGACAGATCCTTCCCTTGAAGATGCTGATTTTTCTGATACTGGAAAGTTCATAAACCAAATCCTGATGGAAGAAAACCTTGACCAGAGACCATTTTATGATCCACTTAGCTTGCAAATCACAGAAAAATCATTCTATGATGCTCTCTTACACCAAAATAAACCTCCTTCACCTAATCAACATCCCTTAGATATTCATCACTCTGATGGAACAAACAGCACCAGTAGTAACAACAATAGCAATAGTAATAGTAGTAGCAGTGACGACTCTCGAGAGATGATACCCCTTTCCCCTGATACTCCTGTTTCTGATCTTGGTGATCATGTTTTTCAGTTTAACTCCCCTTCCATTTCTCACACTTTCTCTCAACCTCATTCTACTAGTGATGCACTCAGAGATTTGGATTCTTCTATTACAAAGATGGCACAAAACATTTTCACTGATGTAGATTCTGTTTCCCTATTCAAGAAAAGTTTAGAAGAAGCCAACAAGTTTCTTCCTCCGCAGCCTCAACTCGTGACTGGTTTTGAATCATCCAATTTTAATATGGTTGAGGAGAAAGAGAAACCGTTTGTGTTGAAGGgtagaaagaatcacaaacgagAAGAAAGTTATAGtaacgaagaagacgaagaagcTGCTAGGAGAAGTAGCAAACAATCAGCTATTAGTGTTGTTGACGAGGATGAATTATCAGAGATGTTTGATAAAGTTTTGCTTAATGTCGAACATTTGCCATTATGCAAGGGAAATGATTGCTCGCAGACTGGACAAGTGAAAACGGAGCAGTCGCCTCCATCTAATGGAGGGAAAGCTCGTCCTAAgaaaaaaggcaaaaaaaagGATACAATAGATTTGAGGAATCTTCTGCTTCTGTGTTCACAATCTGTGTATGCCAATGACAACAGGAATGCTAATGAACTACTGAAGCAGATTAGGCAACACTCTTCGGCCTTAGGAGATGCATCAGAGAGGGTGGCACATTACTTTGCCAATGGCCTTGAGGCACGCCTTGTTGGTAATGGTACTAATTCACAAGTGTTCTATTCTTCGCCAAGTTCCAAGAGGATCAGTACTGCTGAGTTTTTGAAAGCATATCAAGTTCATCTATCTAGTAGCCCATTCAAAAAGTTTGCATTCTTTTTTGCAAATAAAATGATTATGGATGTTGCTGAAAATGCTGAAACCCTTCATATCATTGATTTTGGTATCCTATATGGTTTTCAGTGGCCAATACTTATTAAGTTTTTAGCAGATAGAGAAGTTGGACCTCCAAAGCTGAGGATCACCGGGATAGAGTTCCCTTTGCCCGGCTTCCGTCCAATGGAAAAAATTGAGGAAACTGGCCGTCGTCTTGCTAACTATTGCAAGCGTTTCAATGTTCCCTTTGAGTTTAATGCCATAGCATCGCGGAACTGGGAAACAATTCGAGTTGAAGATCTTAAAATTGGGAGCAATGAGGTAGTTGTTGTGAACACTTTGATGAGGTTTAAGAATTTACTGGATGAAAGTATTGAAGTGAACAGTCCAAGAAACGCGGTTCTGCAATTGATCAGGAAGATAAACCCTGCTATTTTTACTCAGTCCATTGTTAATGGGTCATATAATTCGCCTTTCTTTGCTACACGGTTTAGGGAGGCACTGTTTCATTTTTCTGCTCATTTTGATATGTTTGACACTGTCATACCGCGTGAAAACGAACATAGGATGATGATGGAGAAGGAAAGTCTGGGTAGGGAGGCTATGAATGTTGTAGCATgtgaaggtttagagagagtTGAGAGGCCTGAGACATACAAACAATGGCAGGTTAGGAATACAAGAGCTGGTTTCAAGCAGCTTCCATTGAAGTCAAAATTAATGGACAAATTTAGGACAAAGTTAAGTCAGTACCATAAAGATTTTGTATTTGATGAAGACAACAATTGGATGCTTCAAGGTTGGAAAGGTCGCATTTTATATGCTTCAACATGTTGGGTGCCAGCATAA
- the LOC123918581 gene encoding scarecrow-like protein 14, whose protein sequence is MDYSNCDYEFQQGYMEDTDFSETTKFITQILMEENFDLRPYYDPLSLQITEKSFFDALSPNQHPLHFHNSDQRISSTSNSSTKPLSPDTLVSDLGTHVFQFISPLSTSVSDGLVDLDSSITNLLAQNIFGNADSVSQFKRGFEEANKFLPPQPQLLTSLESSNFNIFEEKDNSVVLKGRKNHEREEDEEGRRNNKQSAIGGGVDEDELSEMFDKALLNDENDCFPNENTPSAGGAKARPKKHNSKNETIDLRNLLLLCSQALYANDNRNARELLKQIRKHTSLFGDASQRVTHYFANGLEARLVGEGAGAQTFYSSPSTKRITAAEFLKTYQVHFISPPFNKFVYLFANKMIMKVAEKAETLHIIDFGIHYGFQCPMLIKYLSNREGGPPKFRITGIEFPLPGFCPTGRIEETGRRLANYCKSFSVPFEYNIIASQNWEKIRVEDVRIESNEVISVNCMTRFKNLIDESIKVNSPRNAVLHFIRKINPDIFTLSVINGSYNSPFFATRFREA, encoded by the exons ATGGATTATTCAAACTGTGATTATGAGTTTCAACAAG GTTATATGGAAGACACTGATTTTTCAGAAACCACAAAGTTCATAACCCAAATACTTATGGAAGAAAACTTTGATCTGAGACCCTATTATGATCCACTTAGCTTACAAATCACAGAAAAATCATTCTTTGATGCTCTTTCCCCCAATCAACACCCCTTACATTTTCATAACTCTGATCAAAGAATCAGCAGCACTAGTAATAGCTCAACGAAACCTCTTTCTCCTGATACCCTTGTTTCTGATCTTGGTACTCATGTTTTTCAGTTTATTTCCCCTCTTTCAACTAGTGTTAGTGATGGACTTGTTGATTTGGATTCTTCTATTACCAATTTGTTAGCACAAAACATTTTCGGAAATGCAGATTCTGTTTCCCAATTCAAGAGAGGTTTTGAAGAAGCCAACAAGTTTCTTCCTCCTCAGCCTCAGCTCTTGACTAGTCTAGAATCATCCAACTTCAATATATTCGAGGAGAAAGATAATTCAGTTGTGTTGAAAGGTAGAAAGAATCACGAGcgcgaagaagatgaagaagggaGGAGAAATAACAAGCAATCAGCTATtggtggtggtgttgatgaGGATGAGCTATCAGAAATGTTTGATAAAGCTTTACTTAATGACGAAAATGATTGCTTTCCGAATGAGAACACGCCTTCAGCTGGTGGAGCTAAGGCTCGTCCTAAGAAACATAATAGCAAAAACGAAACGATTGATTTGAGGAATCTTCTGCTTCTGTGCTCACAAGCTTTGTATGCCAATGACAACAGGAATGCTAGGGAACTACTGAAGCAGATTAGGAAACACACTTCGCTCTTTGGAGATGCATCACAAAGGGTAACACATTACTTTGCTAATGGACTTGAGGCACGCCTTGTAGGTGAGGGAGCCGGTGCACAAACATTCTATTCCTCGCCAAGCACCAAGAGGATCACTGCTGCTGAGTTTTTGAAAACATACCAAGTTCATTTTATTAGTCCTCCATTCAACAAATTTGTGTATTTGTTTGCAAATAAAATGATTATGAAAGTTGCGGAAAAGGCTGAAACCCTTCATATCATTGATTTTGGTATCCATTATGGTTTTCAGTGTCCGATGCTTATTAAGTACTTATCAAATAGAGAAGGTGGACCTCCAAAATTTAGAATCACTGGGATAGAGTTCCCTTTACCTGGATTTTGTCCGACTGGAAGAATTGAGGAGACTGGTCGCCGTCTGGCCAACTACTGCAAGAGTTTCAGTGTTCCATTCGAGTACAATATCATAGCATCACAGAATTGGGAAAAAATTCGAGTTGAAGATGTTAGAATTGAAAGCAATGAGGTAATCTCTGTAAACTGTATGACAAGGTTTAAGAATTTAATAGATGAGAGCATCAAAGTGAACAGTCCTAGAAATGCGGTTCTGCATTTTATTAGGAAGATAAATCctgatatttttactctttCTGTTATTAATGGATCGTATAATTCACCATTCTTTGCAACACGTTTTAGGGAGGCATGA
- the LOC123918580 gene encoding scarecrow-like protein 31, translated as MDYSNCDYEFQQGSMEDTDFSETIKFITQILMEENFDQRPFYDPLSLQITQKSFFDALSPNQHPLDFHNSDQRISTSDSSTKPLSPDTPVSDLGTSVSDGLVDLDSSITNLLAQNIFSNADSVSQFKRGFEEANKFLPPQPQLLTSLESSNFNMVEEKENSVVLKGRKNHDREEDEEERRNNKQSAIGGVVDEDELSEMFDKALLNVENDCLPNEKLASTNGAKARPKKRNSKNERVDLRNLLLLCSQALYANDNRNANELLKTIRQHSSPFGDASQRVAHYFADGIEARLVGDGTGTQTFYSSPSTKRITAAEFLKAYQVHFISPPFKKFAYLFANKMIMKVAKKAETLHIIDFGILYGFQWPLLIKYLSNREGGPPKLRITGIEFPLPGFRPTERIEETGRRLANYCKRFSVPFEYNVIASRNWEEIRVEDLKIESNEVIAVNCMTRFKNLLDESIEVNSPRNGVLHLIRKINPDIFTLSVINGSYNSPFFATRFKEALFHFSAIYDLFDAVIPRENEWRTMIEREIIGREVMNVVACEGLERVERPETYKLWQVRNTKAGFKQLPLDSELMAKFRTKLKQWYHRDFDFDEDNNWMLQGWKGRILYASTCWVPA; from the coding sequence ATGGATTATTCAAACTGTGATTATGAGTTTCAACAAGGTTCAATGGAAGACACTGATTTTTCAGAAACCATAAAGTTCATAACCCAAATCCTTATGGAAGAAAACTTTGACCAGAGACCTTTTTATGATCCACTTAGCTTACAAATCACACAAAAATCATTCTTTGATGCTCTTTCCCCCAATCAACACCCCTTAGATTTTCATAACTCTGATCAAAGAATCAGCACTAGTGATAGCTCAACAAAACCTCTTTCCCCTGATACTCCTGTTTCAGATCTTGGTACTAGTGTTAGTGATGGACTTGTAGATTTGGATTCTTCTATTACCAATTTGTTAGCACAAAACATTTTCAGTAATGCAGATTCTGTTTCCCAATTCAAGAGAGGTTTTGAAGAAGCCAACAAGTTTCTTCCTCCTCAGCCTCAACTCTTGACTAGTCTAGAATCATCCAACTTCAATATGGTTGAGGAGAAAGAGAATTCAGTTGTGTTGAAAGGTAGAAAGAATCACGATcgcgaagaagatgaagaagagagGAGAAATAACAAGCAATCAGCTATTGGTGGTGTTGTTGATGAGGATGAGTTATCGGAAATGTTTGATAAAGCTTTACTTAATGTCGAAAATGATTGCTTGCCGAATGAGAAGCTGGCTTCAACTAATGGAGCAAAGGCTCGTCCTAAGAAACGTAATAGCAAAAACGAAAGGGTTGATTTGAGAAATCTTCTGCTTCTGTGCTCACAAGCTTTGTATGCCAATGACAACAGGAATGCTAATGAACTACTGAAGACGATTAGGCAACATTCTTCGCCCTTTGGAGATGCATCACAGAGGGTGGCGCATTACTTTGCTGATGGAATTGAGGCACGCCTTGTAGGCGATGGAACCGGCACACAAACATTTTATTCCTCGCCGAGCACCAAGAGGATCACTGCTGCTGAGTTTTTGAAAGCATACCAAGTTCATTTTATTAGTCCTCCATTCAAAAAATTTGCATATTTGTTTGCAAATAAAATGATTATGAAAGTTGCTAAAAAGGCTGAAACCCTTCATATCATTGATTTTGGTATCCTTTATGGATTTCAGTGGCCGTTGCTTATTAAGTACTTATCAAATAGAGAAGGTGGACCTCCAAAGTTGAGAATCACTGGGATAGAGTTCCCTTTACCTGGCTTTCGTCCGACCGAAAGAATTGAGGAGACTGGTCGCCGTTTGGCCAACTACTGCAAGCGTTTCAGCGTTCCATTCGAGTACAATGTCATAGCGTCGCGGAACTGGGAAGAAATTCGAGTTGAAGATCTTAAAATTGAAAGCAATGAGGTAATCGCTGTGAACTGTATGACTAGGTTTAAGAATTTACTAGATGAGAGTATTGAAGTGAACAGTCCTAGAAATGGGGTTCTGCATTTGATTAGGAAGATAAATCctgatatttttactctttCCGTTATTAATGGATCGTATAATTCACCATTCTTTGCAACACGTTTTAAGGAGGCATTGTTTCATTTTTCTGCTATTTACGATTTGTTCGACGCTGTCATACCAAGGGAAAATGAATGGAGGACGATGATAGAGAGGGAAATTATAGGTAGGGAAGTTATGAATGTTGTAGCTTgtgaaggtttagagagagtTGAGAGGCCTGAGACATATAAACTGTGGCAGGTTAGGAATACTAAGGCTGGTTTCAAGCAGCTTCCATTGGATTCAGAATTAATGGCAAAATTTAGGACTAAGTTAAAGCAGTGGTACCATagagattttgattttgatgaagacAACAATTGGATGCTTCAAGGTTGGAAAGGTCGTATTTTATATGCTTCAACTTGTTGGGTGCCTGCATAA